In Flavobacterium sp. WV_118_3, one DNA window encodes the following:
- a CDS encoding aminotransferase class V-fold PLP-dependent enzyme — MKNFNPADKIQDLQYFGEFGGVNPSISDSSTYTFLSAKTMFDTFEGNAEGCYLYSRHSSPSNLYLGEALAAMEGTETANVAASGMGAITPTLLQLCQNGEHIVSSRTIYGGTYAFLKNFGPRLGIKTTFVDITKLDVVEAAIQPNTKVLYCETVSNPLLEVADIESLAKLAKKHNLTLVVDNTFSPLSVAPAKLGADVVIHSLTKYINGSSDTVGGVVCGTHDFINSLKNVNDGASMLLGPTMDSLRSASVLKNLRTLHIRMKQHSHNALYLAEKFEKDGIKTVYPGLASHPSHELYKNMINPEYGFGGMLTIDVGSLDKANALMELMQNRNLGYLAVSLGFYKTLFSAPGTSTSSEIPLEEQAEMGLTDGLIRFSIGLDNDIERTYQMMKDCMKELSILN, encoded by the coding sequence ATGAAAAATTTCAACCCGGCTGATAAAATACAGGACTTACAGTATTTTGGCGAATTTGGAGGCGTTAACCCATCTATCTCCGATTCGTCTACCTATACCTTCCTGTCGGCCAAAACCATGTTCGATACTTTCGAAGGAAATGCCGAAGGTTGCTACCTTTATTCCCGTCACTCTTCCCCTAGTAACTTATATTTAGGTGAAGCGTTGGCTGCGATGGAAGGAACCGAAACGGCCAACGTAGCGGCATCCGGAATGGGCGCGATCACACCAACCTTATTGCAACTATGTCAAAATGGAGAACACATAGTGTCTAGTCGTACCATTTATGGTGGAACGTATGCTTTCCTTAAAAATTTCGGACCTCGTTTGGGTATTAAAACAACATTTGTAGACATTACGAAACTGGACGTGGTAGAAGCCGCTATCCAACCCAATACTAAAGTATTGTACTGCGAAACGGTTAGTAATCCTTTATTGGAAGTAGCCGATATTGAGAGTCTTGCCAAACTGGCTAAAAAGCACAACCTTACTTTGGTTGTTGACAATACTTTTTCGCCCTTATCGGTAGCGCCTGCCAAATTAGGAGCCGATGTGGTGATTCACAGTTTAACAAAATACATCAACGGAAGTAGCGATACAGTTGGCGGTGTGGTTTGCGGAACGCATGACTTTATCAACTCCTTAAAAAATGTAAACGACGGAGCCAGCATGCTTTTAGGTCCAACAATGGACAGTTTGCGTTCGGCCAGTGTTTTAAAAAACCTGAGAACGTTACATATCCGTATGAAACAACACAGTCATAACGCTCTGTATCTGGCTGAAAAATTTGAAAAAGACGGAATTAAAACCGTATATCCGGGATTAGCAAGTCACCCGAGCCATGAACTTTATAAAAATATGATCAATCCGGAATACGGATTTGGTGGTATGTTAACGATTGACGTAGGTTCGTTGGATAAAGCCAATGCGCTTATGGAATTGATGCAAAACCGTAATTTAGGATACCTGGCGGTGAGCTTAGGGTTTTACAAAACCTTATTCAGTGCACCGGGAACATCAACATCTTCCGAAATTCCATTGGAAGAACAAGCCGAAATGGGCTTAACAGACGGATTAATCCGTTTCTCCATCGGATTGGATAACGATATTGAGAGAACCTATCAGATGATGAAAGATTGTATGAAGGAACTTTCGATTTTAAATTAA
- a CDS encoding Lrp/AsnC family transcriptional regulator: MKFDNIDKKLLQLLQNDCKLTNKELSLKLNLSVTAVYERIKKIEKEGIISRYVALLNRNKIEKGFVVFCHLKLTQHTREFISQFEKEVVQLNEVLECFHVSGDYDYILKICVKDMEEYREFMVTKLTTLQHIGSTHSTFMIGQVKNTTSFVI, encoded by the coding sequence ATGAAATTCGATAACATTGATAAAAAATTGCTGCAATTGTTGCAAAATGATTGTAAGCTGACCAATAAAGAGCTTTCGCTAAAACTGAACCTATCGGTTACGGCCGTTTACGAACGCATTAAGAAAATCGAAAAAGAAGGCATTATTTCGCGCTATGTAGCACTTTTAAATCGAAATAAGATCGAAAAAGGATTTGTCGTGTTTTGTCATTTAAAGCTAACACAACATACCCGCGAGTTTATCAGTCAGTTTGAAAAAGAAGTGGTGCAGCTAAATGAAGTCCTGGAGTGCTTTCATGTGAGTGGTGATTACGATTATATCCTTAAGATATGTGTAAAGGATATGGAAGAATACCGGGAATTTATGGTTACAAAACTGACTACATTGCAGCATATTGGCAGTACTCATAGTACTTTTATGATTGGTCAGGTTAAGAATACTACATCTTTTGTGATTTAA
- the gap gene encoding type I glyceraldehyde-3-phosphate dehydrogenase, translated as MKVKLGINGFGRIGRIVFRETIKRDNVEVVAINDLLAVDHLAYLLKYDSVHGRFDGKVEVKDGQLYVNDKFIRVTAEKDPSLLKWDEAGAEVIADCTGIFTTLEKAETHIKGGAKKVVISAPSADAPMFIMGVNHDKMTASDTIISNASCTTNCLAPLAKVLNDNFGIVEGLMTTIHATTATQLTVDGPSKKDFRGGRSALVNIIPASTGAAKAVTKVIPELKGKLTGMAMRVPVADVSVVDLTVKLQKETSYAEIMDVLKKSSENEMKNIIGFTEDDVVSQDFVSDTRTSIVDAKAGIELNSTFYKIVSWYDNEYGYSSKLIDLAVYAGQLK; from the coding sequence ATGAAAGTAAAATTAGGAATTAACGGATTCGGAAGAATCGGTAGAATTGTTTTCAGAGAAACCATTAAAAGAGATAATGTTGAAGTTGTAGCAATTAACGATTTACTGGCAGTGGATCATTTGGCATACCTGTTAAAATACGATTCGGTTCACGGTCGTTTCGATGGGAAAGTAGAAGTAAAAGACGGTCAGTTATATGTAAACGATAAATTTATCCGCGTAACAGCCGAAAAAGATCCGTCACTATTAAAATGGGATGAAGCGGGAGCAGAAGTTATTGCCGACTGTACCGGAATTTTTACCACGCTGGAAAAAGCGGAAACCCATATTAAAGGTGGTGCAAAAAAAGTAGTGATTTCGGCACCATCGGCCGATGCGCCAATGTTTATCATGGGGGTTAACCACGATAAAATGACCGCTTCGGATACTATAATTTCGAACGCATCTTGTACAACAAACTGTCTGGCACCATTAGCAAAAGTTTTAAACGATAATTTTGGAATCGTAGAAGGATTAATGACCACGATTCACGCGACTACAGCAACACAGTTAACGGTTGACGGTCCGTCTAAAAAAGATTTCCGTGGCGGACGTTCGGCTTTGGTAAACATTATTCCGGCATCGACCGGAGCGGCCAAAGCAGTAACAAAAGTTATCCCGGAATTAAAAGGAAAACTAACCGGAATGGCAATGCGTGTACCGGTAGCGGATGTTTCGGTAGTTGATTTAACGGTTAAACTTCAAAAAGAAACCTCGTATGCCGAAATTATGGATGTATTAAAAAAATCGTCTGAAAACGAAATGAAAAACATTATCGGATTTACCGAAGACGATGTGGTTTCTCAGGATTTTGTTTCCGATACGCGAACCAGTATTGTAGATGCAAAAGCGGGAATCGAATTGAATTCAACGTTTTATAAAATCGTTTCCTGGTATGATAACGAATATGGTTATTCTTCCAAATTAATTGATCTTGCGGTGTATGCCGGACAATTGAAATAA
- a CDS encoding DPP IV N-terminal domain-containing protein: protein MKKFTFLFLLAGSMTFAQRNLTIEEATTGMRTYAPKSMLATQWRKDVSAITYLDNTYQNLVTRNENNQWKETTLLTKDDVQNALRAKFPQDEFNLRMFPFAYEWKSANIMAFEVAGKKANYIVEFDATQKSITKALSIPSDASNQLATDAKNRVAWLNKNNIRITDANGKTIEVTNDTDSGIVNGSDYTHRQEFGIHQGMWWNKSGDKLAYYRKDETMVTNYPLVDFGARVAEVKDIKYPMAGMKSEEVTLVIFDANTNTKVTLKTGEPKEQYLTCVTWDPNGKFIYVGLLNREQNHLKLNQYDVVSGALVKTLFEEKASTYVEPQHDLTFLPNNPNQFLYQTENEGYNQLYLYSTDGKLIKKLGYKDVVVKDLLDFDAKGTKISYIGTANNGLDRLLYEVDLKSGKTTTLTTVSGTHAASLSSNGAYYFDQYSNTTTPNEAAIVNVKSKKATSLISAENPYAGKINMPKMELVTITSADGKTPLNGRLIYPANFDATKKYPVMVYVYGGSHAQLVNNRWLGGANLFDNYMAQQGYVVFTLDNRGSDSRGKDFCHVNHRKLGQNEMADQMKGVEFLKSKSFVDQNKIGVSGWSFGGFMTISLLLNQSDTFKVGVAGGPVTDWKYYEVMYGERYMDTPQENPDGYEKSSVINKVNQLKGDLLVIHGAQDPVVVQQQSMEFIEACIKAGKQVDYFLYPTHEHNVSGRDRIHLNEKIARYFDLHLKNN, encoded by the coding sequence ATGAAAAAGTTCACTTTTCTGTTTCTTTTAGCCGGTTCGATGACGTTTGCGCAACGGAACCTGACGATCGAAGAAGCAACTACAGGCATGCGTACGTATGCACCGAAATCGATGTTGGCCACACAATGGCGAAAAGATGTAAGTGCGATTACGTATCTTGACAACACCTACCAGAATCTGGTAACCCGCAACGAAAACAACCAGTGGAAAGAAACCACCTTATTGACCAAAGACGATGTTCAGAATGCTTTACGCGCCAAATTCCCACAGGACGAGTTCAATCTAAGAATGTTCCCGTTTGCCTATGAGTGGAAAAGCGCCAATATCATGGCTTTTGAAGTAGCCGGTAAAAAAGCAAATTATATCGTCGAATTTGACGCGACACAAAAAAGCATTACCAAAGCCTTATCAATTCCGTCTGATGCAAGTAACCAACTGGCAACCGATGCTAAAAACCGTGTAGCCTGGTTAAACAAAAACAACATCCGTATTACCGATGCAAATGGGAAAACCATCGAAGTAACGAACGATACCGACAGCGGCATCGTAAACGGAAGTGACTATACACACCGTCAGGAGTTTGGAATTCACCAGGGTATGTGGTGGAACAAATCCGGTGATAAACTGGCGTACTACCGCAAAGATGAAACAATGGTAACCAATTATCCGTTGGTTGATTTCGGAGCCCGCGTTGCTGAGGTAAAAGATATCAAATATCCGATGGCCGGAATGAAGAGCGAAGAAGTTACTTTAGTAATTTTTGACGCGAACACCAATACTAAAGTAACACTTAAAACAGGCGAACCTAAAGAACAGTACCTTACTTGTGTTACCTGGGATCCAAACGGTAAATTTATCTATGTAGGTTTATTAAACCGCGAGCAAAATCATTTGAAGTTAAACCAGTATGATGTGGTTTCAGGTGCGTTGGTAAAAACCTTATTCGAAGAAAAAGCCAGTACATATGTAGAGCCACAACACGATTTGACGTTCTTACCAAACAATCCAAATCAGTTTTTATATCAGACCGAAAACGAAGGATACAACCAATTGTATCTTTATAGTACGGATGGAAAACTGATCAAGAAATTAGGCTATAAAGATGTAGTGGTAAAAGACCTGTTGGATTTTGACGCCAAAGGAACTAAAATCAGCTATATCGGAACGGCAAACAACGGATTAGACCGTCTGTTGTATGAAGTGGATCTTAAATCAGGGAAAACAACTACGTTAACAACCGTTAGCGGAACACACGCGGCGAGTTTAAGTTCAAACGGAGCGTATTATTTCGATCAGTATAGCAATACGACCACGCCAAACGAAGCAGCTATTGTAAACGTTAAATCTAAAAAAGCGACTTCATTGATCAGTGCTGAAAATCCATATGCCGGTAAAATCAACATGCCGAAAATGGAATTGGTAACGATTACATCTGCCGACGGAAAAACGCCTCTAAACGGACGTTTGATCTATCCTGCTAATTTTGACGCTACCAAAAAATACCCGGTAATGGTGTATGTTTACGGTGGATCGCACGCGCAATTGGTAAACAACCGTTGGTTGGGTGGTGCCAATCTTTTCGACAATTATATGGCACAACAGGGTTATGTAGTGTTTACATTGGATAACCGTGGAAGTGATTCCAGAGGAAAAGATTTCTGTCATGTGAACCATAGAAAATTAGGTCAGAATGAAATGGCGGATCAGATGAAAGGTGTGGAATTCTTAAAATCCAAATCATTTGTAGATCAAAATAAAATTGGTGTTTCCGGATGGAGTTTTGGTGGTTTTATGACCATTTCATTACTGCTAAACCAAAGCGATACGTTTAAAGTTGGTGTAGCTGGTGGACCGGTAACCGACTGGAAATATTATGAAGTAATGTATGGTGAGCGTTATATGGATACGCCACAGGAAAACCCTGATGGTTATGAAAAATCCAGCGTGATCAATAAAGTAAACCAATTAAAAGGGGATTTATTAGTGATTCACGGAGCGCAGGATCCGGTAGTGGTACAACAACAAAGTATGGAGTTTATCGAAGCGTGTATCAAAGCCGGTAAACAAGTGGATTATTTCCTTTATCCGACGCACGAACACAATGTATCCGGTAGAGACCGTATTCACTTAAATGAAAAAATCGCCCGTTATTTCGATTTGCATTTAAAGAATAACTAA
- the pfkA gene encoding 6-phosphofructokinase has translation MSETIKKIGVLTSGGDSPGMNAAIRSVVRTCAYHNIECVGIYRGFQGMIEGDFKEMGPRSVNNIVNKGGTILKSARSKEFMTPEGRKKAHDNLKNAGIDALVIIGGDGSFTGGLVFNKEYNFPIMGIPGTIDNDIFGTSHTLGFDTALNTVVEAIDKIRDTASSHNRLFFVEVMGRDAGHIALNAGIGAGAEDILIPEENLGLERLLESLRKSKTSGKSSSIVVVAEGDKIGKNVFELGDYVEENMPEYDVRVSVLGHMQRGGSPSCFDRVLASRLGVKAVESLLEGKSNFMVGLINDKVELTPLEQAVKGHSEIDRELLRVSEIVSI, from the coding sequence ATGTCAGAAACAATAAAGAAGATCGGTGTGCTTACATCCGGAGGGGATTCGCCGGGTATGAATGCAGCCATCCGTTCCGTAGTGCGTACCTGCGCTTACCATAATATTGAATGTGTCGGAATTTACCGCGGTTTTCAGGGAATGATTGAGGGTGACTTTAAAGAAATGGGCCCCCGTTCGGTTAACAATATTGTGAATAAAGGCGGAACGATACTAAAATCGGCACGATCAAAAGAATTTATGACACCCGAAGGGCGTAAAAAAGCCCACGATAACCTTAAAAATGCCGGAATTGATGCTTTAGTGATCATTGGTGGTGACGGAAGTTTTACCGGCGGTCTTGTATTTAATAAAGAGTACAACTTCCCGATTATGGGAATTCCCGGTACTATCGATAACGATATCTTCGGAACCAGTCATACCCTCGGATTTGATACCGCTTTAAATACCGTGGTGGAAGCGATCGATAAAATCCGTGATACGGCCAGTTCGCACAACCGTCTGTTTTTTGTGGAAGTAATGGGACGTGATGCCGGACATATCGCTTTAAATGCCGGAATTGGTGCCGGAGCCGAAGATATTCTGATCCCGGAAGAAAACCTGGGATTGGAACGATTACTGGAATCGCTGCGAAAAAGCAAGACGTCCGGAAAATCGTCCAGTATTGTCGTAGTAGCCGAAGGCGATAAAATCGGAAAAAACGTTTTTGAATTAGGGGATTATGTAGAAGAAAATATGCCGGAATACGATGTTCGCGTATCGGTTTTAGGACATATGCAACGCGGTGGATCACCGTCCTGTTTTGACAGGGTATTGGCCAGTCGACTTGGCGTAAAAGCCGTAGAATCCCTGTTGGAAGGGAAATCCAACTTTATGGTTGGGTTGATCAACGATAAAGTAGAACTGACGCCATTGGAACAAGCAGTTAAGGGACATTCGGAAATCGACAGGGAACTGTTGCGCGTTTCGGAAATTGTTTCGATTTAA